The Coccidioides posadasii str. Silveira chromosome 3, complete sequence genome contains a region encoding:
- a CDS encoding 60S ribosomal protein eL6 (EggNog:ENOG410PJFV~COG:J~BUSCO:14576at33183): MSATLDSKSVGQTKKFGKGERVIPHPSQKAQKWYPADDEPQPKKARKTAHPTKLRPSLQPGTILILLAGRFRGKRVILLKHLGQGVLLVTGPFKLNGVPLRRVNARYVIATSSTVDLNGVDQKTLEKVSQPEYFTREKAEQKKGEEAFFKQGEKPEKKKVASARAADQKAIDQALLATIKKEPFLGSYLASTFSLRTGDKPHEMKW, translated from the exons ATGTCGGCGACTTTGGACTCAAAGTCTGTTGGCCAGACGAAGAAGTTTGGAAAGGGCGAGAGAGTGATCCCACACCCCAGCCAAAAGGCACAGAAGTGGTATCCTGCGGATGATGAGCCCCAACCGAAGAAA GCTCGCAAGACTGCCCATCCTACCAAGCTCCGCCCGAGCCTCCAGCCGGGAaccatcctcatcctcctcgCTGGCCGTTTCCGTGGAAAGCGTGTTATCCTGCTCAAGCACCTTGGCCAGGGTGTCCTCCTTGTTACCGGTCCCTTCAAGCTTAACGGTGTTCCTCTCCGACGAGTAAACGCCAGATATGTCATCGCCACCAGCTCGACTGTCGACTTGAACGGTGTGGACCAGAAAACGTTGGAAAAGGTTTCGCAGCCCGAGTACTTCACTCGCGAGAAGGCCGAGCAGAAGAAGGGTGAAGAagctttcttcaagcagGGAGAGAAGCCAGAG aagaagaaggtcGCCAGCGCACGCGCCGCCGACCAGAAGGCCATAGATCAGGCTCTTTTGGCCACCATCAAGAAAGAGCCATTCCTCGGCAGTTACCTTGCCTCCACTTTCAGCCTGCGGACAGGTGACAAGCCTCATGAAATGAAATGGTAG
- the TSC10 gene encoding 3-dehydrosphinganine reductase (EggNog:ENOG410PIJ0~COG:Q~TransMembrane:1 (i161-179o)~BUSCO:10751at33183) yields the protein MLGFATTNHFVVHEKTVVITGGSEGMGKSVAIDLSRKGAHVVIVSRTVEKLESALEEIKAAAFNSTSQRFHYISADLRDADEADRVLTEVTAWNNGIPPDVVWCCAGQSLPGYFINTSTQTLRDQMDTIYWTAAFTAHATLRKWLVPIAPGQNTKPRRRHLIFTASAAVFVPLTGYAPYTPAKAAMRALSDTLVQEVEVYNGSRSNPRNVAPAADVKVHIIYPMGILSPGFTYEQQVKPELTKLLEEADKPQTPEEVARVAIKGLERGEYMITTMLTATLMKASAMGASPRNYCLRDTITSWISSLAFLYVIPDLTSKAWKWGRRYGVPEKNERYRS from the exons ATGTTAGGCTTCGCCACGACAAACCACTTTGTGGTCCATGAAAAG ACCGTGGTGATTACGGGTGGGTCAGAAGGGATGGGCAAGAGTGTTGCCATAGATCTATCCCGCAAAGGTGCACATGTTGTGATTGTTTCTCGGACCGTAGAGAAGCTCGAGTCCGCTCTCGAGGAGATAAAG GCTGCTGCATTCAACTCAACTAGCCAGAGATTTCACTACATCAGCGCGGACTTGAGAGACGCAGATGAAGCTGACCGAGTGCTTACGGAAGTGACCGCCTGGAACAATGGCATACCTCCCGACGTTGTATGGTGCTGTGCTGGTCAATCTTTACCTGGCTACTTTATCAATACTTCCACGCAAACCCTAAGGGATCAAATGGATACAATCTATTGGACTGCAGCTTTTACTGCTCACGCGACTCTGAGAAAATGGCTTGTCCCAATTGCACCTGGTCAAAATACCAAGCCCCGCCGCCGACATCTTATTTTTACGGCCTCTGCAGCCGTTTTTGTTCCTCTAACTGGGTACGCACCATATACTCCTGCCAAAGCTGCAATGCGTGCCCTCTCCGATACCTTGGTCCAGGAGGTCGAGGTCTATAATGGATCAAGGAGCAATCCGCGAAATGTCGCCCCGGCAGCAGATGTGAAAGTCCACATCATTTACCCAATGGGCATCCTTTCCCCTGGCTTCACCTATGAGCAACAGGTGAAGCCCGAACTGACGAAATTACTGGAGGAAGCCGACAAGCCCCAGACCCCCGAAGAGGTGGCGAGAGTAGCCATTAAAGGGCTCGAAAGGGGTGAATATATGATCACAACAATGCTCACTGCAACTCTTATGAAGGCGAGTGCCATGGGAGCCAGCCCGCGCAACTATTGCCTTCGTGATACTATTACGAGCTGGATTAGCAGTCTCGCCTTCCTCTATGTCATTCCGGACTTGACTTCAAAAGCATGGAAATGGGGGCGAAGATATGGCGTTCCGGAAAAGAATGAACGCTATCGGAGCTAA
- a CDS encoding uncharacterized protein (SECRETED:SignalP(1-16)~EggNog:ENOG410Q02R): MKLLIAICLVVAFASGHEPRVRGQYDPAMIVVGVQMASLKPAITCWNTLNCSIGQLESMKIRDRIEFVQFMARSKLSFLEASNQFRAVEGTMDFFVRKGIANRGTWMSYINAAVVEAIQRGAAIALGESDNTGGNPATLKWADYFDQRKLGRFMNRDAHDRAWAVAEQTAVEYGIRLANSKPDIETPTTRERRWQQFTKIYRMVMQYRRTLLWLIKMAFNFTTPGLPMASEAFLDWFTDVTDATSTGFLAEIAWTLCALGLSWDGEDPIKDLEVILGMVTEFWEAFPTSRHLDN, from the exons ATGAAGCTGCTCATTGCCATTTGTCTTGTCGTTGCTTTTGCTTCCGGCCATGAGCCCCGTGTGAGAGGGCAGTATGACCCCGCCATGATTGTGGTCGGCGTTCAGATGGCTTCGCTCAAGCCAGCCATTACCTGCTGGAATACTCTCAACTGCTCGATCGGACAACTCGAGTCAATGAAAATCAGAGACCGTATAGAATTCGTGCAGTTCATGGCTAGGTCGAAATTGAGTTTTCTTGAAGCTTCCAACCAATTCCGCGCCGTTGAAGGGACGATGGATTTCTTTGTTCGAAAAGGCATAGCAAACCGGGGGACTTGGATGTCTTACATCAACGCCGCTGTTGTTGAAGCCATCCAGCGGGGTGCAGCGATCGCGTTGGGTGAATCCGACAATACAGGCGGCAACCCGGCCACGTTAAAGTGGGCAGATTATTTTGATCAGCGTAAATTGGGAAGATTTATGAATCGTGAT GCACACGACCGTGCATGGGCCGTCGCGGAACAAACGGCCGTGGAATATGGTATTCGACTTGCAAACTCCAAGCCGGATATCGAGACACCAACTACGAGGGAGAGACGATGGCAGCAGTTCACAAAAATTTATCGGATGGTGATGCAATACCGTCGGACTCTCCTCTGGCTCATTAAAAT GGCTTTCAATTTTACTACTCCGGGCTTACCAATGGCTTCGGAAGCTTTCTTAGACTGGTTCACAGATGTTACGGATGCGACGTCAACCGGATTCCTGGCGGAGATTGCTTGGACGCTGTGCGCATTAGGTCTATCTTGGGATGGTGAGGACCCTATTAAGGATTTGGAGGTCATACTCGGAATGGTCACCGAGTTCTGGGAAGCGTTTCCAACAAGCAGGCATCTTGATAATTGA
- a CDS encoding uncharacterized protein (EggNog:ENOG410PG6U~COG:B~TransMembrane:1 (i275-293o)~BUSCO:9213at33183) → MGKKRKSRASSGQAASKDAAYRENSRFDLDEQFTDSADEFQAGRDRILLDEAPEAKRRRKLAEDEELLQLSDEEIHAYRSSNDEDDYEDGSIVEEEYAEPSPPGKSLRRRGRESASPPISEDAQAAQDEDEEVGGWGSSKKDYYDADIIETEGDALEEEAEAKRLQQKKLQSMNEADFWLDEAGWATPQPNEEDRQQAPSGDTITEVLPELQISDDMSIGDRLNLLKQRYPEFEPLSKEFLVLQQLHQELSEALKQRAASTDNDISALLIKWRVLSAYLGAISMYFVLLVSPARDVEQRCLAMAPAQLREHPIMETLLKCRREWEEVQNIQEPEFSNITVCEIPENIVKPVSKTNDKIVEETPKRIRKTKAQKVSDKAQMESELRRAERIRQTEASLEELSRHLEPYKLQKHISKRDMVSSAPDDDSDFGDEIGLTAYEAAEKAKKKKSLRFYTSQIAQKANKRDAAGRDAGGDADLPYRERLKDRQARLNRNAEKRGHQQANELERLGGDSDEDDYRAAKKIRGEMGSDSDDYYDFVAARNKQKKENKKKLAEAYIEATREGGHVEVQEEIGPDGKRAITYAIEKNKGLAPKRNKDVRNPRVKKRKKFEEKKKKLGSIRPVYKGGEGAGGYGGELTGIKKNLVKSVKL, encoded by the exons ATGggtaaaaagagaaagtctAGAGCATCTTCTGGTCAAGCTGCTTCAAAAGATGCTGCATACCGCGAGAACTCGCGGTTTGATCTCGACGAGCAATTCACCGACTCCGCCGACGAATTTCAGGCCGGAAGGGATCGCATTTTGCTTGATGAAGCTCCAGAGGCCAAACGGAGACGGAAATTGGCAGAGGATG AGGAACTTCTCCAGCTGTCCGATGAAGAAATCCATGCCTACCGATCGTCCAACGACGAGGATGATTATGAAGATGGATCAATAGTCGAGGAGGAATACGCAGAGCCCTCCCCGCCAGGGAAAAGCTTAAGGCGACGAGGACGCGAGTCTGCGAGCCCTCCAATCTCGGAAGATGCGCAGGCTGCTCAAGACGAAGACGAGGAGGTAGGAGGGTGGGGGTCTTCGAAGAAAGACTACTACGACGCAGATATTATTGAAACCGAGGGAGATGCCTTGGAGGAAGAGGCAGAAGCTAAGAGGCTTCAGCAAAAGAAGTTACAGTCCATGAATGAGGCGGATTTTTGGCTTGATGAAGCCGGCTGGGCGACGCCACAGCCAAACGAGGAAGATAGACAGCAGGCACCCAGCGGAGACACCATCACAGAGGTTCTACCAGAATTGCAGATATCTGATGATATGAGCATCGGAGACCGTTTGAACTTATTGAAACAGAGATACCCCGAGTTCGAGCCGCTATCGAAAGAGTTTCTTGTACTACAACAATTGCACCAGGAGCTTTCTGAAGCTCTCAAACAGAGGGCAGCCAGTACTGATAATGATATCTCGGCTCTGCTGATAAAATGGCGTGTCCTCTCAGCGTATCTCGGAGCTATCAGCATGTATTTTGTGCTTCTAGTATCCCCTGCTCGGGACGTTGAACAACGTTGCCTTGCAATGGCACCAGCCCAGCTTAGAGAACACCCGATTATGGAAACTCTACTTAAATGTCGGAGGGAGTGGGAAGAGGTGCAAAATATACAAGAACCGGAATTCTCCAACATTACGGTGTGTGAAATACCGGAAAACATTGTTAAGCCCGTGTCCAAAACAAACGACAAGATTGTCGAAGAAACACCCAAGAGAATACGGAAAACAAAAGCACAAAAGGTCTCTGACAAGGCTCAAATGGAATCTGAATTACGACGAGCGGAAAGAATACGCCAGACTGAAGCGAGTCTGGAAGAGCTTTCCAGGCATTTAGAACCTTATAAGCTGCAAAAACATATATCGAAGCGAGACATGGTCTCATCCGCCCCTGATGATGATTCGGATTTTGGTGACGAAATTGGGCTTACTGCCTACGAAGCTGCAGAAAAagcgaagaaaaagaagtcaTTACGTTTCTATACATCTCAGATTGCGCAAAAGGCGAATAAACGAGATGCTGCAGGACGTGATGCTGGTGGCGACGCAGATCTACCGTATCGTGAGCGCCTGAAGGACCGGCAGGCTCGTCTAAATAGAAACGCGGAGAAACGAGGCCATCAGCAAGCCAACGAGCTTGAGCGGCTTGGTGGTGACAGTGATGAAGACGATTACAGAGCCGCTAAGAAGATCAGAGGAGAAATGGGTTCTGATAGTGACGACTATTACGATTTCGTTGCTGCTCGTAATAAGCAGAAAAaggagaacaagaagaaactCGCCGAAGCATATATTGAAGCTACTCGGGAAGGTGGTCACGTCGAGGTCCAAGAAGAAATTGGCCCTGACGGAAAGCGAGCCATCACATACGccattgaaaagaataaagGATTAGCTCCGAAGAGGAATAAGGATGTTCGCAATCCCCGTGtaaagaagaggaaaaagtttgaggagaagaagaaaaaactgGGCAGCATACGGCCCGTGTATAAGGGAGGAGAAGGTGCTGGTGGATATGGAGGAGAGTTGACAGGTATTAAGAAGAATCTGGTCAAGAGTGTTAAATTGTAA
- a CDS encoding uncharacterized protein (EggNog:ENOG410PFWJ~COG:I~TransMembrane:1 (o83-105i)), whose product MKSAIKVSTRLPLPWEILTDLLRGLFGRELLEYIIHRYILHSSTLRVAKNHDTWYHALHTPYPLTAHYDHPIPYLLLRFLPMFLPAAIFRFHLLSFILYLSLISLEETFAYSGYKAMPTSFFIGGIAKRVEMHLTNSGNGNYSPWGIMDWIFGSSIGDSVADDSLEDTEELDVDELAEKLMERSRKRRRGLKRQSRKRTDS is encoded by the exons ATGAAAAGTGCGATAAAAGTTTCCACGCGATTGCCATTGCCTTGGGAGATTTTGACAGACCTCTTACGTGGTCTGTTTGGTCGCGAG cttcttgaatatataaTACATCGCTATATTTTGCACTCATCGACTCTCCGTGTCGCCAAAAACCATGATACATGGTACCATGCGCTGCATACACCTTACCCTCTAACCGCTCATTACGACCATCCGATCCCATACCTTCTTCTAAGATTCCTTCCGATGTTTCTCCCGGCGGCCATCTTCCGTTTTCATTTACTGTCCTTTATCCTATATCTTTCGTTGATCTCCTTGGAAGAGACGTTTGCATACTCTGGATACAAGGCCATGCCTACAAGTTTCTTTATCGGAGGAATCGCGAAACGGGTCGAGATGCACCTGACGAATAGTGGTAATGGAAACTACTCACCATGGGGAATTATGGACTGGATTTTTGGAAGCTCGATCGGTGATAGCGTTGCCGATGACAGCCTCGAGGATACGGAGGAGCTTGATGTTGATGAGCTGGCAGAGAAACTTATGGAGAGATCAAGGAAGAGACGAAGAGGTCTAAAGAGGCAGTCGAGAAAGAGGACTGACTCCTAA